Part of the Nicotiana tabacum cultivar K326 chromosome 20, ASM71507v2, whole genome shotgun sequence genome, GCGTATAGTGGatatcattgaaagatttaaattgtcttggagcatattaaggtttccaagaaatttattaaataaagcttcaaaaatccttatatggattgaaacaatcagggcccatgtggtataatcgcccgagagaatacttgttgaaagaagggtataagaataattcaatttgtcTTTATGTCCTTATAAAAGGATAtgtatttgaatttgttataatcgccatgtatgttgatgattcaaatatcattagaactcccggagagcttcctaaagcagtagactgtttaaacaatttgaaatgaaagatcttggaaagacaaaattttgtcttggtctacaaattgaatatatgaaagatggaatttttgtccttcaatcagcatacactaaaaagattttaaatagcttctatgtggataaaacacatccattaagtaccccgatggttgtgagattactcgatataaataaagatccactctgacctcatgaaaataatgaagagcttcttggtcctaaagtaccatatcttaatgcaattggtgcgctaatatatcttgctaacactacaaggcatgacataactttttcagttaatgtgttagcaagatatagctccgctcaaggagaaattggaatgaaatcaaacacatattgcgttATCTAAGGGGGATTACCGGTGTGGGCTTATtctatggcaatgattgcaataccgatcttattggttatgtcgatgtggggtatttatctgacacacacaaggcttgatctcaaacatgttatgtgtttacatgtgtggcactgtcatatcttggtgatcgactaagcaatcaatcgtggctacttcttttaatcatgctgagataattgctattcatgaagcaagtcgagaatgtgtatggttgaggtctactatacatcttattcgagacaaatgtggtttgaagtgtgataaactacccaaagttttgtatgaagaaaatacaacatgcatagcccaattaaagggaggattcataaaggagttaggacaaagcacattttacctaaattattgttcacacatgatcttcaaaagaatggtgatattaatgtgcaacagatccgttcaagtgataatatggctgatttgttcaccaaatatctaccggcgtcaaccttcaagaaaatagtgtacaagattgggatacgaaggctcaacgatgtgaactgatgatctcatcagggggagttaatacgcgttgtactctttttcccttacaaggttttgtcctattgggttttccttgcaaggttttttaacgaggcaaccaaaaggcgtatttctaaatatgtgtactctttttccttcattaggatatttttttcccataggtttttttttctaataaggttttaacgaggcacattatttatggacatccaagggggagtgttatgataaaaatcaaaatatggtggatgtctactcttcctccatgatctttctctcaaatggttaatgacatattcaatgacatattttctatgttcaatgacatattccatgacatattttcttcgcttttcatgcctatataaaggccttgtaatagataggaaaatacacacaattgaagaagaaaatctcttccttctctctatctctatttcttgttcatgttttactaaattgtttttatttcttgttcatgttttactaaattgtttTTATTTCATAACAGTTAGTAAATACTCAGCAGCCAACAACGAGCTAGATATTCATAAACACCAAAAAGGGATTAAATTCATTATCTTCCCGTAAATTGGGCCTGAAGTTAACCTTTTTCTCCAGCTGATCCAACTAAGCCCAACAAGCCCAGACCGTTAAAGCAGCCCAATCAATCCTCCGTCGAAGCGAGTCCCTAACACGCGCAGAAAGGGAACGTGCCCAACCGCCCAGCTAGCACTCATAAAAGTTCGCGACCAAATTATAGTACAACATCGTGAAAGTGAATCGATAATTCCCACTCAGAGAATCATAGGTTGTTTCTCTATTTAAGCAAACAATTGAAATCTCAGTCCAAATTTATCTAATAATATTATCAGAATGTGAAAGAATTCAAATAGAGCCAAATGCATATAGAAGATTCAATCGAACTAATTTAATTAGTTTTCCTACATCACCTTCCTTCtcaattattgatatttgattTATCCATTTTCCTTTGTTATTATCTCAGAGATTTTAATCAAAGGTAGATTTTAATGGCTGTAGCTTCTGATCAAGCCACAACCATCTGCAGTCACTGGtaagttcccccccccccctgtTGGAATTTATACCAATATTACTATCTGTCTGAGCCTTGATGGACAGAGTTGCTGCGGAATTAGGCTGGGGAGATAGTAGTACCTGGTGAAATAGTTGAGGTGGTGCAAACTGACCCGAATAACACAGtcataaaaataaattatccAGACAATATTGTGTTTGTATCTTAGCTGCAGTTTTATGCCCCTAGCGTGGGCAAACTTGTCTGGTATCTATGCTGGTGGGAGGTACCAGGTGGAATAGTCGAGCTGTGCTCAAGCTGACCCATATACCACCGTCGTAAAAAACAATTTACAGACAATATATGGGTTTGTCTTTAGCTGCAATTTTATGCCCCATTGAAGAAGGAGAACTGTATAAAGACAATATACAAGTGTGTATTAATGATTGTGATACTTGGTAGATAACTGtgcttgagtctgtattttcttctgTCACCATCTTGGTGTGTTGTTTAATGAAATATTATTGATTTATCAGCAAATATTGATCATGATTTAGCTTGATTAATGGGATATATTAGTTGCAAGTTGTTTTTTCCTATTACTGATTGCAATGTGCATAAGGTTTAATTTGGAAAAGTAAATACTAGCTAGTTTGTTGGTGTCTACTTGTGGATTGTCATGTTGGCAGAAGTGAATTTCTTATTGAGTATCCTCATTTTGCTGCCAATGGAAACTGAAGAGTTCGGGTCTTTAATAGATTATGGATTATTGCTTTGTGGATAATACACCATAAAATTCGAAATGAAGTAATGAACCTTACAGCTCTAtatttaaatctaagctataagACTTATAGTTTAACAGCGGGTTGCCATTTGTGCATGACCAGTCGTACCAAGCTAGATGTCATCTTTATCCATGTTTCAGCCTTGTATATTTGTCAGCTTCTTATTCTACATATTATCTTTTCCTATGTGCTTGTATATTCATCACTTGCTATTCTGAATCTCTATGTTTCCAGTGACAGAGCGATTCCGTCTTCCAATCTTGATTTGCATGTTGCTCACTGCTCCCGGaaacttgaaaaatgtaaaatCTGTGGTGATATGGTTCCAAAAAAACATGCAGAAGAACATTTCTTGAGCACTCATGCTCCGGTAAGTGAACCAATTTATTTGATCTCTTCATTTTGTGGATGATGCCGAGAGGTTTTACAGGGAAAAAGTTccttttttctccttctctaATTTCACCTTCAGCTTTTAGACGCAAGGAGTTCTCAATTACCTGTAACTGTGTCATTTGGTCCAGCAGATGTTAGTCCCTTTCTGAGATAGACTTCTAAATTTGATCCATTCAATTGCATTTATTTGCCTTCCAGTTTGCTTCCAGAACCGTTTATGGGACTATGCACTTTTATACAGCTGTGTGTGTTCGTAAATACAGTTTTCACTTCATGGTTGTGCAATGAACATTTGTCATGACGTTATGTACGTGCTAGGCATTGCAACTGAATTCCTTGTGTAAACAATGGACCTTAAACGGCAAATATATGATCCTATTcttgaaaattaaataaataattaagaacTTCAGATTAACGGTAACCAACACAAGAGGTGAAGTGCTGATGAGTGATGATTGAACACCAGCCAAAAGATATATTAATAGATAAACTTTTCGGGGTTACTAAAATCATGATGCATACTTATTGCAGGGGTTGAAGCTCTAGGTAAAGAAAAGAGGTACCTTTTCCAATGCTACcttaagaaaacaaaaataagatcCTTTTTTCTTCCTGATAAGTAAAGAATTTTATTCATATGAAAGCACCAAGTGAAAATTGCCAAGATCTGTTGCGGTTTAAAGCGCAATGTGCTATTGAAGCGCGAGTTTTAGTGAATACAAATGAAAGAATACAAATGTGTTTTTTTATGTAAGAAAAAATTACTTTAAACTCAAACAACGATTATATGTAAAAACTACACAATTAAGTATAATATATGAAgtaaaaatcatgtgaatcaattTTAAAGACCATTTTGAATTCATTTGTTGACATAGGCTTCTTCAAGGTAAATCCATGGGCGATGAGGTGCACACCTTATTGCCTTGGTGCGCATTAAAGCTACGTCTATGCGAAGATAAGTGTTCAGCCTACGCTGCACCTAGTTCAGGGCTTAAGAGTGCTTGAACATAGTCTTTTACAACATTCTATCTTAGTGTTAACTTATACCTCTTACTTTCTTTTCAATCTCTTGCATTCTATGAACATATGTTTTGTAGGTCTTCCCACCTTTTCTGCTTCTACCAGTCTGTTCTGTTTTACGGGAACATTCTTTTCCCACTTCGTCATTGTTGGAGTTCCTTAATAAGCCAAATACAACTTCTTAATGTGATTGTTATGCATGTTAATTTACAGGTAACCTGTTCTTTGTGTAGCGAGACAATGGAGCGTGAGGTGTTAACTGTTCACAAAGGTGAAAATTGCCCACAAAGGATTGTGACATGCGAGTATTGCGAGTTTCCTTTGCCTGCAATTGATTTATTTAAGCATCAGGTTATAATGAGTATCTATGATTAggcttttttttctattttgtaaTTGTTTTGGGTAAATGATCGAACTTCAGTATCCTGCTGTTTTTCATAATATCTGCATTCCTTTACCAGGAAGTTTGTGGGAATAGAACAGAACTCTGTCATCTGTGTAGCAGATATATTAGGCTCCGTGAAAGAGATGACCATGAGAGTAGATGTAATGGAGGCACAAATATCGTTGCAGAATCTTCCAGGTATTATGGACCTAAAATGTTTATTTAGTTGGCATTTTGCATGTCCCCTTGGTCGTTTTGAGTCGTTCTTTGTATGCTGAGTGGATCTTGGCTTTGATTCTTTGGTGATGTTTATGAGGTCCAACTGTCAAAGCCCGTTGGAAGCATTTATCTCTCTGTCATTCCTACCTTAACGTAATTGAACAGACATGCATTTACGATGCTTATTTTTTGCCTTCCTCTCTTATGCTACAACTAGTCTATGTATCTTGTTTCACTGATTAGTGAACACTGACTTATAAGACATAGAGTTCCTCCCCTAACTGCCTAACCTAAAGCCAAAAAGATAAAACAGAAAAAAGGAAACATTCTGTATAGACACACGGTGGTGTGTGGTAACGAGTTATGAGCCTAAGAACATCATGTCTGGAAATGAAGGGGTTCTTGGGTAGTGAACATGAGTAATAAGCCTGATATCATAAAGGATAGATGGATTCCTGCTTGACACCTACTCTTGACATGGTGTTGAGTCAAATTCTATTGCTGGCAACATGTCAAGTTTGCTGGTTAGTAACTGGGACGAGGCATTCTACCATGGAATACTTTTCCCCTTTTCGATTCAGTCCACCTAGCATAAGATTGTCTAAAAGGATACTCCTATTAGATAAGCTGCTTTTGAGCGATGTATGAAAATCAGTATTTCTCCTACCTGGACATGAATATAACATAAGAATCTCTAATAAAATCTAGGTCAGACATGACTGGCAGGTGACATGTTTATACACTTTCTTATTTCTCATCCATAATGCAGTTAGTGCATATAAATATGCATATACTTGTTTCCTTTATGTTTTACCTACCCAGTAAAAGGTGATCGAATTTTCTAAGGTTACACTTGAACTTATTCTTCTCTCTGTGAGGTCCTTTCTTCGTCTAACTTATCTATGTTAATCAAGAAAGTATCTGGTTTTCTGCCAGCTTCGTCCCCCCTTTATATATTTGATTATCTTATTTTGGAAAGAATCTTTCCTCTGTGCTTATATAATAGATGGATCTCACATATCTAGAGTCTCTTGGCATTCTTTGTCTATCAATTTTATGATATATTACAGTGGTTGGAATAGGGGCATCCACGTCCACAAGTCATAATAGTACACTACATGTGAAACCTTAAATCGAGGATTACAAGAGTTACTCAATAAGAAAATGAGCAACTGTTAGCTCATGCTATGCCCTATGCAGAAACTTTATGGTTTCAGAAAAATAATACAGGTGAAAGGGTGTGATTTTACCACCATTCTGTGGAAGTTAGTAAAACTCAAGTTGCTACCAGATATCCGCTTGTGGCCTTTCATGTAACTTGCCATCTAATCCGGCCGTTGCAATTGTTCCCATCATATGTCTTGACCAATAAATACTAAGCACTTCTAAACCATCTACCAGTACTCTCCTTAACAGTAGTTTTCTGGTGCTATATCTTGTGTTGTATGCCAAATGCTCTAGTCTTTAATTCTTTTGTCCCGCTTTTGGTATTTTTGAAGGAACATTAGTCCAGCTGAGAGAGATCGTGGTGCTCCtagaaggcagccacccaagaaGCGGCTTCTATTTACAATTGCAATAACAGGCGTTGCTGTTTTATTTGGCTCACTCATTTTCCAGAGGAAAGTTGAAAACAGTCAAGTGCCGTAGCAGCTTTACTGTAATCAATTAACTGTTTATCTTACTATCAGACAAGTTGATATAAGGATATCTGCGTTTCTAATTCCTAATGTACCTACAAGCAATATAATTAACATGCAAATCAAAGATGAGTTCCACTAAAATATGGACAGATAGTCGAACAATTTGTATTGTTAGTTGATCAAAATAATGTAATCGCCTTCTTGAAAACATCCCATCCACGAAAAAAAGAAGAGCAAACTCTGGTAGAAGCTGTGGAATGCAATGATTTatttggagtcacaagtgcagAATATTTCCCTGATTAGGCGCGTTTGGTTGGAAGAAGATCTACAAACTGAGTTTCCGCTATATATGTACTTGAACTGTCAGAGGACTCCTCAACACTATACTGAAATGCCCTTAAGTTACTGATGCATGTTTCTATCAAAAGATTCAAACTATCCTTGGCTACATGGTTAGAACAGCACGAAGCACCATTCACTAATTATTGCAATATTTAATCATTTTATCTAAATGTTTAGGTTGTTAATTAGGGAAAACACACTTTTAAATAAGTCTTCATTATACTGCCTCACATGCAAATTTAATTATGTCTCATGGGCTAAGCACGTGATAATTCTTTTCAATAATGGAGTGACAATGACTTTTTTTTATCCCAGGACCTAAACTTGTGACACCATGTTGAGTTGCATCAATATTTTATCTAAAAATTATAAGAGACATTTTGTTTATGTCTTCAACATGCAAACCTCAATACTACCCTCTGAAAAACTCTTAGCGATTAGAAAACGTCTATTGATGTTTGAGGAAGCAAGCTTTAATTGTGCATGGAGATCAAGTTGAGTGGAAACAAACTAACTGATCCATCTTCTTCCTACTGTTGCATTACTATTTACTAGCCTATGTTTTCCCAAAGACTAATTTCTTTAGTTAcacaagcaaaaaaaaaatgcaaaaatgaataTATCCCCTTTGGAATAAGGGAGCATAAACTAACTCCCAAAATCTAACATAAACAAAATGACAATTATGTTTCTCAGGATGAACAGAAAAGGATAAATCATTTGCCAACTCATGGGATTAATTCCAACTTAATTAATCCTCTGCGATATCATTCTTAAATCAGGATATTATGCAAAGTATCACACTCTAGCACATCTTAGTAAAGAATATAAACACATAGTTGTACACAAAGTCACTATATTCGATGAGAATTAAACTTAAAACCTCTTAGTCTCAACAGCTTTATCTAAGACTTGGAAACCACCCAGCTGAGGCCTCGTTTTCATTTTTCAGcacccaaaaaaaagaaagatgctTTTATGAGTATTTTTACCACATCACGCTCAAAGTTAACAGAGTGGACTATAACATGACATATATATAGTGTAACTTGTTAAAATATGTCGTCAACCTGTAGTTCGAATGATTAGAGTcagttataataataataataataataataataataataataataataataataataataataataataataatgtcaactagtacatcacggaagaagacatTTCACTATGATTAAACCTTCCCTtgcatatatataataatatatggCTATCTTTGACCTTAATAATATGTTTGTTTACTTTTATCCCCGAAAGATTAAAACGTTTGTAAATAAACGCATAAATTACAAACTGGTTGACATACCAACTGCTATTAAAATGCTTACAGggactgctgctcggggctgagctcggcctcgccctctgcccctaataggagctgctgctgggggctcaggctgctacgcggtagaagaggaagcacgtgttctcgccatctgcgaaagaacagagtggaaagacaatcagtacttgagaaacagaatcgcacgacaagaatgaacaaagtgaagttttcctaactcagtagcctctgcgggataaatacagacgtctttgtaccgatccctcagactctaccgagcTGTCCGTgggttgtgagacctaagtaacctagtgctctgataccaacttgtcacgacccggatttcccaccatcgggtgtcgtgatggcacctactatcggagctaggcaagccaaatatttaaaacacctttcctgctttctttcaacaatataataagcgagacaaaatctaagcggaagactttaattttaaaacaactgaaaaccaaaagtgcggaagtttgaaccaaaatgctacccagagtttggtgtcactagctcacggactactacagaatgctacaaacaatgtctgaaaggaaaatacatcatgtttgtctgatacaagataaacaacgaaaaacatggaaagggacttcggcctgcgaacgccagctaggctacctcgagagtccctggactgaagatagctcccaaaagtcctactgctgcggtccgaaagctgctccctgatctgtacacaaaaatgcacagagtgcaacatcagcacaaccgaccccatgtgctggtaagtgcctggcctaaccccggcgaagtagtgacgaggcaagacaggacctaccaaaattaacctgtacagatatatataacaagtgcaagaaaacaataacaagataatacaaagcaaagctgggaggggacatgctatcggggagtaacagataaaaatgaaatatcggaaataaacagaagaaactccggtttccataatatatatatatatatatatatatatatatatatatatatatatgtgccacacgatcccataatatcatatataagtggacgacgtgccacacgatcccataatatcatatataagtggacggcgtgccacacgatcccataatatcatatataagtggacggcgtgccacacgatcccataatatcatatataagtggacggcgtgccacacgatcccataatatcatatataagtggacggcgtgccacacgatcccataatatcatatataagtggacgacgtgccacacgatcccataatatcatatataagtggacggcgtgccacacgatccccttcaggggagaataacatctcaataccttta contains:
- the LOC107807118 gene encoding uncharacterized protein LOC107807118 translates to MAVASDQATTICSHCDRAIPSSNLDLHVAHCSRKLEKCKICGDMVPKKHAEEHFLSTHAPVTCSLCSETMEREVLTVHKGENCPQRIVTCEYCEFPLPAIDLFKHQEVCGNRTELCHLCSRYIRLRERDDHESRCNGGTNIVAESSRNISPAERDRGAPRRQPPKKRLLFTIAITGVAVLFGSLIFQRKVENSQVP